A single genomic interval of Candidatus Sysuiplasma acidicola harbors:
- the asnS gene encoding asparagine--tRNA ligase has product MLIKLLRNGAPRGKGKVVCLANVFTSIRDVISSGEEGKSFSIRGWIYRTRSSGSIVFTVMRDATGIVQCTVKKSGVPPEDFEQAAKALIETSAECTGSLKADARAPGGYELVATSFKVISFAEPFPITENQSEPFLLDNRHLWIRSREQTAIMKVKASILLGAREWFTENDFCEVTPPILTTNACEGGTTLFPLKYFDQNAYLSQSAQMYLEALTFSLERVFAVTPSFRAEKSRTPRHLTEYWHLEGEEAWVNNEGNMHIQEELVSHVVRHVLQKRKEELAVLKRNVEDLKAVEPPFVRLTYENALKMLSERGMNAKWGDDFGTEEEKMLTLDSVKPVFVTNFPKEIKAFYMKENEQDSRTYSCADLIAPEGFGEVIGGSERETDVRKLVARMEEQSIPLEPYAWYLDLRKYGSVPHSGFGLGVERLVKWICKLDHIRDAVPFPRTPSRIYP; this is encoded by the coding sequence GCATTCGTGATGTGATTTCTTCCGGAGAAGAAGGAAAGAGTTTCAGCATCAGGGGATGGATTTACAGGACAAGAAGCAGCGGCTCCATAGTGTTCACTGTCATGAGGGATGCCACTGGCATAGTGCAGTGCACAGTGAAGAAGTCCGGCGTGCCCCCCGAGGATTTTGAGCAGGCGGCAAAGGCGCTGATTGAGACTTCGGCCGAATGCACGGGCAGTTTGAAGGCGGATGCCAGGGCACCGGGCGGATATGAACTGGTCGCCACATCATTCAAAGTCATTTCATTCGCCGAACCGTTCCCGATAACCGAAAATCAGAGCGAACCGTTTCTGCTCGACAACCGCCATTTGTGGATCAGGTCACGGGAACAGACGGCCATAATGAAGGTGAAGGCGTCGATTCTGCTCGGAGCGAGGGAGTGGTTTACTGAAAACGACTTCTGCGAAGTCACGCCGCCGATACTCACCACGAATGCCTGTGAGGGAGGCACCACACTGTTTCCGCTGAAATATTTCGACCAGAATGCGTATCTGAGCCAGAGTGCCCAGATGTACCTCGAGGCGCTGACCTTCAGCCTGGAGAGAGTTTTTGCCGTGACGCCATCGTTCAGGGCAGAAAAATCCAGGACGCCGAGACATCTGACTGAATACTGGCACCTGGAAGGGGAGGAGGCTTGGGTGAATAACGAGGGCAACATGCACATACAGGAGGAGCTTGTATCGCATGTTGTCCGCCATGTTCTGCAGAAGAGGAAGGAGGAGCTCGCCGTCCTCAAACGCAATGTGGAAGACCTGAAGGCTGTTGAGCCGCCGTTCGTGCGGCTCACATACGAAAATGCGCTGAAGATGCTTTCAGAGCGAGGTATGAACGCGAAATGGGGCGACGACTTTGGAACGGAGGAGGAGAAGATGCTCACTCTGGACAGCGTGAAGCCGGTGTTTGTCACAAACTTCCCGAAAGAGATAAAGGCGTTTTACATGAAGGAGAATGAGCAGGACAGCAGAACGTACAGCTGCGCTGATCTTATTGCTCCGGAAGGTTTCGGCGAAGTGATCGGCGGCAGCGAGAGGGAAACGGATGTGCGGAAGCTGGTCGCGCGCATGGAAGAACAATCCATACCGCTTGAACCTTATGCGTGGTATCTCGACCTCAGGAAATACGGTTCCGTACCACATTCCGGTTTCGGCCTCGGTGTGGAGAGGCTCGTAAAGTGGATATGCAAACTGGATCACATCAGGGACGCAGTGCCCTTCCCGAGGACTCCGTCGAGGATATACCCCTGA
- the gcvT gene encoding glycine cleavage system aminomethyltransferase GcvT, whose product MTDDKGAALKKTPLFEKHVGLGGHIVPFAGWEMPLYYTSILEEHMNVRRSAGLFDVSHMGEVILSGKSCESDLDRLSTNRIAGREIGSCTYTHFLDDRGIIIDDTIAIRTGADEFVIVPNASRTEEILNWVVNNVSCDVSDVSAEVCCIALQGPEAVKTIGAILPDSVPLRSFTGTFSGGQGPFMDRLKNSSFFVSRTGYTGEDGFELFTHASDAPGIWSDILSSDHAATVPAGLGARDSLRLEKGYLLSGTDFDGRQSTLETGYDWVIKWDHDFIGREALEEQKRAGGYSRLICIRVEGRSIPRHGDRFSFDGGTGTVTSGGFSPVLGTPVAMGYAYPVPPVSTKVRIDIRGRTIDGVVVKPPFVR is encoded by the coding sequence GTGACGGATGATAAAGGAGCTGCGTTGAAGAAGACCCCTCTTTTTGAAAAGCATGTCGGGCTCGGGGGGCACATCGTACCGTTTGCAGGCTGGGAGATGCCCCTCTATTACACTTCCATACTGGAGGAGCACATGAATGTGAGGAGAAGTGCCGGACTTTTTGACGTCTCGCACATGGGTGAAGTCATATTGTCCGGAAAGAGCTGCGAGAGCGATCTCGATAGACTGTCGACAAACAGGATAGCCGGTCGCGAAATCGGCTCATGCACCTATACACATTTCCTCGACGACAGGGGCATCATAATCGACGATACTATTGCCATCAGGACTGGGGCCGATGAGTTTGTCATAGTTCCCAACGCCTCCAGAACGGAAGAGATACTGAACTGGGTGGTGAATAATGTGAGCTGTGACGTCTCCGACGTCAGTGCTGAAGTGTGCTGTATCGCTTTGCAGGGTCCGGAGGCAGTGAAGACTATCGGCGCTATTCTGCCGGACTCAGTTCCCCTGCGCAGTTTCACAGGCACATTTTCCGGTGGACAGGGACCCTTCATGGACAGGCTGAAAAACTCCTCGTTCTTCGTCTCCAGGACCGGTTACACCGGCGAAGACGGTTTTGAACTTTTCACGCACGCTTCCGATGCCCCCGGTATATGGAGCGACATACTCTCGTCAGATCATGCAGCAACGGTGCCCGCCGGTCTGGGTGCGAGAGACTCGCTCAGACTGGAGAAAGGGTATCTGCTCTCCGGCACCGATTTCGACGGCAGGCAGTCGACCCTTGAAACAGGTTATGATTGGGTCATCAAGTGGGATCATGATTTCATTGGCAGAGAAGCGCTGGAGGAGCAGAAGAGGGCAGGCGGATACAGCCGCCTCATCTGCATAAGGGTGGAGGGCAGGAGCATACCAAGGCATGGAGACAGATTCAGTTTTGACGGAGGAACCGGCACTGTCACCAGCGGCGGTTTTTCGCCTGTCCTCGGAACACCGGTCGCGATGGGATATGCATATCCGGTGCCGCCCGTTTCGACGAAAGTACGCATAGACATACGCGGCAGGACAATAGATGGCGTTGTCGTAAAGCCGCCGTTCGTGCGCTGA